Proteins co-encoded in one Microcebus murinus isolate Inina chromosome 5, M.murinus_Inina_mat1.0, whole genome shotgun sequence genomic window:
- the SLC60A2 gene encoding sodium-dependent glucose transporter 1 has product MMRWFTTVILFASFLGLGMSVAILGPTFQDLATNVNRNISSLSLIFVGRAFGYLSGSVIGGVLFDLMNHFLLLGLAMLVTTVGLYLVPFCKTAVLLIVIMSVFGASIGLLDTGGNVLILALWGDKGAPHMQALHFCFALGAFLAPLLAKLALGTAVPAENHTESDFHHPTLNRSSEADSESLFGVPVDMSLLWAYAVIGTYILVVSILFFALFLKKYSKREKAKASVQTFRRAKYHKALLCLLFTFFFFYVGAEVTYGSYVFSFATTHAGMRESEAAGLNSIFWGTFAACRGLAIFFATCLHPGTLIVLSNIGSLTSSLFLVLFDKSPVCLWIATAVYGASMATTFPSGVSWIEQYTTIHGKAAAFFVVGAALGEMAIPAVIGILQGQYPDLPVVLYTSLGASIATGILFPVLYKLATSPLDHQRKENRKSEDQKALLSSSALNDYEEENEEEDAEKWNEMDFEVIEMNDTMRHSVIETSRNILMEPAAEISNHSLSNTLVFESSLVDTGDSPVKHLARNQHKKD; this is encoded by the exons ATGATGCGCTGGTTCACCACCGTGATCCTGTTTGCCTCCTTCCTGGGACTG ggaaTGAGCGTTGCTATACTGGGGCCCACGTTTCAAGATTTGGCAACAAATGTGAACCGAAATATCAGTAGTCTGTCTTTAATTTTTGTGGGCCGTGCCTTTGGATATTTGAGTGGCTCTGTGATTGGTGGAGTTCTCTTTGACTTAATGAACCATTTTTTACTTTTGG GATTGGCAATGTTGGTGACCACAGTTGGTCTTTATCTTGTTCCTTTCTGCAAGACAGCGGTATTACTGATTGTCATCATGTCTGTCTTTGGTGCTTCAATTGGCCTTCTGGATACAG GTGGTAATGTCCTTATCTTGGCTCTCTGGGGGGACAAAGGAGCCCCACATATGCAGGCCTTACACTTCTGTTTTGCCTTGGGTGCCTTTTTGGCTCCACTGCTCGCCAAATTGGCCTTGGGTACGGCAGTGCCTGCTGAAAACCACACAGAGTCCGACTTTCACCATCCTACACTCAACCGATCATCCGAAGCTGACTCAGAGTCTCTGTTTGGAGTACCTGTTGATATGAGCTTGCTGTGGGCTTATGCTGTTATCGGTACTTATATTTTAGTGGTTTCTATCcttttttttgctctgtttttaaagaaatactcgAAGCGGGAAAAAGCAAAAGCATCTGTTCAGACATTTCGAAGAGCTAAGTATCACAAAGCGCTCCTTTGTCTCCTTTTCACGTTCTTCTTCTTTTATGTTGGGGCCGAGGTAACATATGGCTCTTACGTTTTCTCATTTGCAACCACCCATGCTGGCATGAGAGAAAGTGAAGCGGCTGGGTTGAACTCCATCTTCTGGGGCACCTTTGCTGCCTGCAGGGGCCTGGCAATCTTTTTTGCTACATGTTTACATCCTGGAACCCTGATTGTGTTGAGCAACATTGGCAGCCTGACTTCATCTTTATTTCTGGTGCTTTTTGACAAGAGCCCAGTTTGTCTCTGGATAGCAACGGCAGTGTATGGGGCCTCAATGGCAACCACATTTCCCAGTGGTGTTTCTTGGATCGAGCAGTATACAACCATCCATGGCAAAGCCGCAGCATTTTTTGTAGTTGGTGCTGCCCTGGGAGAAATGGCTATTCCTGCAGTAATTGGAATTCTTCAAGGACAGTATCCTGATTTGCCAGTAGTTCTATATACCTCTTTGGGGGCATCAATAGCCACTGGTATTTTATTTCCTGTGCTGTATAAATTAGCCACGTCACCTCTTGATCACCAgcgaaaagaaaacagaaagagtgAGGACCAGAAAGCTTTGCTGTCTAGCTCTGCGCTAAATGACtatgaggaagaaaatgaagaggaggatgcagaaaaatggaatgaaatggatTTTGAAGTGATTGAAATGAATGATACAATGAGGCATTCTGTAATAGAGACATCCAGAAATATTTTGATGGAGCCCGCAGCTGAAATTTCCAACCATTCCCTCTCAAATACATTGGTGTTTGAGTCGTCTCTTGTTGATACTGGCGATTCCCCTGTGAAGCACCTTGCCAGAAACCAGCATAAAAAGGACTAA